A genomic segment from Lutibacter sp. A80 encodes:
- a CDS encoding PadR family transcriptional regulator — translation MKIENTKAQMRKGVLEFCILSILQHGDAYTSEILSQLKDAKLLVVEGTIYPLLTRLKNAGLLSYRWEESTSGPPRKYYALTETGKLFLTELNTTWSALVEAVNLVTTNKPT, via the coding sequence ATGAAGATAGAAAACACAAAAGCACAAATGCGAAAAGGAGTTTTAGAATTCTGCATCTTATCTATTTTACAACATGGAGATGCTTATACTTCCGAAATTTTATCGCAATTAAAAGATGCTAAACTACTAGTAGTAGAAGGAACTATTTATCCTTTATTAACTAGATTAAAAAATGCTGGTTTACTCAGTTATAGATGGGAAGAATCAACATCTGGACCACCAAGAAAATATTATGCATTAACAGAAACAGGAAAATTATTTTTAACAGAATTAAATACAACTTGGAGTGCTCTTGTAGAAGCCGTAAACTTAGTAACTACCAATAAACCAACTTAA
- the ctlX gene encoding citrulline utilization hydrolase CtlX yields MRQITNSILMIRPVSFRMNEQTAVNNYYQKKHDTISSDAIQLKALQEFNEFVRKLQFIGVNVIVVDDTQEDDTPDAIFPNNWISFHQNGDIAVYPMFALNRRLERREDVFEILEEKGFVINDITDYTSAEEEEVFLEGTGSLLLDRVNKKAYCALSPRADEDLFIEFCEDFEYTPVPFIANQTIDNKRLPIYHTNVMMALAESFAIICLDSIDDKKERKNVLKHLKADGKEVIAITEDQVNNFAGNMLQVLGNNDTKFMIMSSSAYNCLTKVQIDKIEKYCKIVHSSLNTIEMCGGGSARCMMAEVFLPKN; encoded by the coding sequence ATGAGACAAATTACTAACTCAATTTTAATGATTCGCCCGGTTTCATTTAGAATGAATGAACAAACAGCAGTAAATAATTATTATCAAAAAAAACATGATACTATCTCATCAGATGCTATACAGTTAAAGGCACTTCAAGAGTTTAATGAGTTTGTAAGAAAATTGCAATTTATTGGTGTTAATGTTATTGTTGTAGATGATACGCAAGAGGACGATACGCCAGATGCTATTTTCCCAAATAATTGGATTTCTTTTCATCAAAATGGAGATATTGCAGTTTATCCAATGTTTGCATTAAATAGAAGGCTTGAAAGAAGAGAGGATGTTTTTGAAATTCTTGAGGAAAAAGGATTTGTAATAAATGATATAACAGATTATACTTCAGCTGAAGAAGAAGAAGTATTTTTAGAAGGTACAGGAAGTTTGTTGTTAGATAGAGTAAATAAAAAAGCATATTGTGCTTTATCTCCAAGAGCTGATGAAGATTTATTTATTGAATTTTGTGAAGACTTTGAATATACTCCAGTTCCTTTTATAGCTAATCAAACTATTGATAATAAACGCTTACCAATATACCATACAAATGTAATGATGGCTTTGGCCGAATCTTTTGCTATTATTTGTTTAGATAGTATAGATGATAAAAAAGAACGCAAAAATGTACTTAAACATTTAAAAGCTGATGGTAAAGAAGTAATTGCAATTACAGAAGATCAGGTTAATAATTTTGCAGGAAATATGCTACAAGTACTTGGAAATAATGATACAAAATTTATGATAATGTCAAGTTCAGCATACAACTGTTTAACCAAAGTACAGATAGATAAAATTGAAAAATACTGTAAAATTGTGCACAGTTCTTTAAACACAATTGAAATGTGTGGAGGGGGAAGTGCCCGTTGTATGATGGCAGAAGTTTTCCTTCCTAAAAATTAA
- a CDS encoding dimethylarginine dimethylaminohydrolase family protein, giving the protein MIKLNIQDETSRLRAVILGTAKSCGEIPKIEDAYDPKSVEHIKSGTYPLEKDMVAEMESLNTIFEKYNVEVFRPEVIENYNQIFSRDIAFVIEDKLIKSNILPDREKEIDAIKYVLDTIDPSNIIETSSDVHFEGGDVMLWGNYIFIGTYKGEDYADIITARTNMKGVNFIKELFPHKIVKEFELVKSNTNAKKNALHLDCCFQPVGKSKAIIHKEGFKNVEDYNFLVNLFGKENLFEISADEMYQMFSNVFSISNEVVVSEKNFIRLNTWLRTQGFTVEEVPYAEISKQEGLLRCSTMPLIRD; this is encoded by the coding sequence ATGATAAAATTAAATATTCAAGATGAAACTTCACGCCTTAGAGCTGTTATATTAGGAACAGCAAAATCTTGTGGGGAAATCCCAAAAATTGAAGATGCGTACGACCCTAAATCTGTAGAGCATATAAAGTCAGGAACTTATCCTTTAGAAAAAGACATGGTTGCTGAAATGGAATCTTTAAATACAATTTTTGAAAAATACAATGTAGAAGTATTTCGTCCTGAAGTTATTGAAAATTACAACCAAATTTTTTCTAGAGATATTGCTTTTGTTATCGAAGATAAATTGATTAAATCTAATATTTTACCTGATAGGGAGAAAGAAATAGATGCAATTAAATATGTATTAGATACTATAGATCCTTCAAACATTATAGAAACATCTAGTGATGTTCACTTTGAAGGTGGAGATGTTATGCTTTGGGGAAATTATATATTTATTGGAACTTATAAAGGTGAAGATTATGCAGATATAATTACTGCTAGAACAAATATGAAAGGAGTGAATTTTATTAAAGAATTGTTTCCTCATAAAATTGTTAAAGAATTTGAATTGGTAAAATCAAATACTAATGCAAAAAAAAATGCACTTCATTTAGATTGTTGTTTTCAGCCAGTAGGAAAAAGCAAAGCTATTATTCATAAAGAAGGGTTTAAAAATGTAGAAGATTATAATTTTCTAGTAAATTTATTCGGAAAAGAAAATCTTTTTGAAATTTCAGCAGATGAGATGTATCAAATGTTTTCGAATGTTTTTTCAATTTCAAATGAAGTAGTTGTTTCTGAAAAGAATTTTATAAGATTAAATACTTGGTTGCGTACACAAGGTTTTACAGTTGAAGAGGTACCTTATGCAGAAATTTCTAAACAAGAAGGATTATTAAGATGTTCAACAATGCCACTAATAAGAGATTAA
- a CDS encoding DUF4442 domain-containing protein yields MEITVKKMNRFLMFKLPSAFLCGVRLKELENEESVVTVTHKWINQNPFKSMYFAVQSMAAELSTGALVIKKIQECGKPISMLVTNHNGKFTKKAVGKIRFICSDGNSINKVLKQTIETGEGQTIIMKSIGINEDGEQVSAYEFEWSVKLKG; encoded by the coding sequence ATGGAAATAACTGTAAAAAAAATGAATCGATTTTTAATGTTTAAATTACCATCGGCTTTTTTATGTGGGGTAAGGTTAAAAGAGCTAGAGAATGAAGAGTCAGTTGTTACAGTTACACATAAATGGATAAATCAAAATCCATTTAAATCTATGTATTTTGCAGTACAATCTATGGCTGCAGAACTTTCTACTGGTGCATTGGTAATAAAAAAAATACAAGAATGTGGTAAGCCTATTTCTATGTTAGTAACAAACCATAATGGTAAATTTACAAAAAAAGCTGTTGGTAAAATTAGGTTTATTTGTAGCGATGGAAATTCAATTAACAAAGTTTTAAAGCAAACTATTGAAACAGGAGAAGGTCAAACAATTATTATGAAATCTATTGGAATTAATGAAGATGGAGAACAGGTTTCAGCATATGAATTTGAATGGAGTGTTAAGTTAAAAGGTTAA
- a CDS encoding PspC domain-containing protein — translation MNKTININLGGIFFHIDELAYQKLKLYLDAIRRSLSDDPQGRDEILNDIEHRIGELLSERIKDVRQVVNENDIDEVTKIMGKPEDYLVDEEIFEDIPNYKSKTTSKKLFRDADDKFLGGVCAGLAHYFGMDTIWMRIIWLILVFGFGIGFLIYPLLWILIPLAETTAEKLQMKGEPVNISNIEKKIREEFQDVSTRVKDGVNDVTEKVKNSEFKKNVGTKAKSGIQEIIDTLGSILITFFKIFGKFIGALLILIASVTLILLIIGALSLGSFQILDFGDGFINQQPFFYDSILPAWLLISFSFIVVAVPFVVLFMLGLKILSNNIKSFTTTTKLSLLGVWIISLLGLGFAGINFAAQTAYDGVYNQTEELPITVNDTLKVKMIGDENLSANSELRKRYSYETVYDNDIKKLYSNKINVNIKATDKSNAFVKIRKESSGKNRQIANSNAETIEYQFNLTNQNLLLNGYFLTDYKNIAKDQSIIITVYIPINTVIYLDSSTRTFLYSVDNVQQIYDRDMSKNHYKMTKDGLECLDCDPAIYGRHYKKEEENFKLNIDSKGVEIKVNDGNNKAEIKINENGVKIE, via the coding sequence ATGAACAAAACAATAAATATAAATTTAGGAGGTATCTTCTTTCATATTGATGAATTAGCTTATCAAAAATTGAAGCTTTATTTAGATGCTATTAGAAGATCTTTAAGTGACGATCCACAAGGAAGAGATGAAATTTTAAATGATATTGAACATAGAATTGGTGAATTACTTTCTGAAAGAATTAAAGATGTTCGTCAAGTTGTTAATGAAAACGACATTGATGAAGTTACTAAAATAATGGGAAAACCTGAAGATTATTTAGTTGACGAAGAAATATTTGAAGACATCCCTAATTACAAATCTAAAACTACTTCAAAAAAATTATTTAGAGATGCAGATGATAAATTCTTAGGAGGTGTTTGCGCTGGTTTAGCTCATTATTTTGGAATGGATACCATATGGATGCGTATTATTTGGTTAATTCTAGTATTTGGTTTTGGTATAGGATTTTTAATTTATCCATTACTTTGGATTTTAATACCTCTAGCTGAAACAACAGCTGAAAAATTACAAATGAAAGGCGAACCTGTTAACATTAGTAATATAGAAAAAAAAATTAGAGAAGAATTTCAAGATGTATCTACTCGAGTAAAAGATGGCGTAAATGATGTAACTGAAAAAGTAAAAAACTCTGAATTTAAAAAAAACGTTGGTACAAAAGCTAAATCTGGTATTCAAGAAATTATTGATACTTTAGGCTCTATTTTAATTACATTCTTTAAAATTTTCGGAAAATTTATTGGCGCTCTTTTAATACTTATTGCATCGGTAACTTTAATACTACTTATAATAGGTGCACTTTCTTTAGGTAGTTTTCAAATATTAGATTTTGGAGATGGTTTTATAAACCAACAACCATTTTTTTACGATTCAATTTTACCTGCCTGGTTGCTAATAAGTTTTTCTTTTATTGTTGTAGCTGTTCCATTTGTAGTACTTTTTATGTTAGGATTAAAAATTCTGTCTAATAACATAAAATCTTTTACTACAACAACAAAATTATCGCTATTAGGTGTTTGGATAATCTCACTTTTAGGATTAGGTTTTGCAGGAATAAATTTTGCTGCACAAACTGCCTACGATGGTGTTTATAATCAAACTGAAGAATTACCTATTACTGTAAACGACACGCTAAAAGTAAAAATGATTGGTGATGAAAATCTGTCTGCCAATAGCGAACTTAGAAAACGATATTCATATGAAACAGTATATGATAACGATATTAAAAAATTATACTCTAACAAAATTAATGTGAATATTAAAGCAACAGATAAATCAAATGCTTTTGTTAAAATTAGAAAAGAATCATCAGGTAAAAATAGACAAATTGCAAATTCAAATGCAGAAACTATTGAATATCAATTTAATTTAACCAACCAAAATTTATTATTAAACGGGTACTTTTTAACTGATTATAAAAATATAGCTAAAGACCAATCAATAATTATCACTGTTTACATTCCTATAAATACTGTAATTTATTTAGACAGTTCAACTCGAACATTTTTATATAGTGTAGATAATGTTCAACAGATTTATGATAGAGATATGTCTAAAAATCACTATAAAATGACCAAAGATGGTTTGGAATGTTTAGACTGTGATCCAGCAATTTATGGTAGACATTATAAAAAAGAAGAAGAAAATTTTAAGTTAAATATAGATAGTAAAGGGGTAGAAATTAAAGTAAACGATGGTAATAACAAAGCCGAAATTAAGATCAATGAAAACGGTGTAAAAATTGAATAA
- a CDS encoding head GIN domain-containing protein — protein sequence MKTLTKFTAMLFILILTTSCFIDGFSGIKGNRNVVSEERTIQTDFDEIKVQQGIQLFITQDNTTEVKVEADENIIELLKTEVKDNQLKIYFEKNVYKAKAKNVYLTTAAIKKIKASSGASVKTENTIQTASLTLDASSGSTIKVFVNADDVTTETSSGATIKVEGKSKTFAGEASSGSSIDADKLTTVDAYAQASSGANIDVNVSGKLTAKASSGGNIDYDGNPTNIDKDTSSGGSVSRS from the coding sequence ATGAAAACATTAACCAAATTTACAGCAATGCTATTTATTTTAATTCTAACAACATCTTGTTTTATAGATGGATTTTCTGGAATTAAAGGCAATAGAAATGTAGTTTCCGAAGAAAGAACTATTCAAACTGATTTTGATGAAATTAAAGTACAACAAGGCATTCAATTATTTATTACACAAGATAATACAACTGAAGTAAAAGTAGAAGCCGATGAAAATATTATAGAATTATTAAAAACAGAAGTAAAAGACAATCAGCTTAAAATATATTTCGAAAAAAATGTCTACAAAGCAAAAGCCAAAAATGTATATTTAACTACTGCTGCTATTAAAAAAATTAAAGCATCAAGTGGTGCTTCAGTAAAAACTGAAAATACAATACAAACAGCATCTTTAACTCTAGACGCAAGCAGCGGAAGTACTATTAAAGTATTTGTAAATGCCGATGATGTCACAACAGAAACCTCTAGTGGCGCAACAATTAAAGTTGAAGGTAAATCTAAAACGTTCGCTGGAGAAGCTAGTAGCGGCAGTTCTATAGATGCAGATAAATTAACAACAGTAGATGCATATGCACAAGCTAGCAGTGGAGCAAATATAGATGTAAATGTATCAGGAAAATTAACAGCAAAAGCCAGTAGTGGTGGTAATATTGACTATGACGGTAATCCTACAAACATAGACAAAGATACCTCTTCTGGTGGTAGTGTTTCAAGAAGCTAA
- a CDS encoding Rrf2 family transcriptional regulator gives MLSMKTKYGLKALSYLSKQELNVPVLISDISESESISKKFLESILLTLKKNGILASKKGKGGGYYLLKRPNEIKISTIIRILEGPIAMLPCVSLNYYEKCDDCTSEDRCSLNRLMVQVRDSTLKILENKTLEDFHCGS, from the coding sequence ATGCTTTCAATGAAAACCAAATATGGCTTAAAAGCTTTAAGTTACCTTTCAAAACAAGAACTTAATGTACCTGTTTTAATCTCTGATATTTCAGAATCGGAGAGTATTTCTAAAAAATTTTTAGAAAGTATTTTACTAACACTTAAAAAAAATGGGATTTTAGCTTCGAAAAAAGGTAAAGGAGGTGGCTATTATTTATTAAAAAGACCAAATGAAATTAAAATCTCAACAATTATTAGAATTTTAGAAGGTCCTATTGCAATGTTACCTTGTGTAAGTTTAAATTATTATGAAAAATGTGACGATTGTACAAGTGAAGATCGTTGTAGTTTAAACAGACTTATGGTACAAGTTAGAGATAGTACTTTAAAAATACTTGAAAATAAAACTCTAGAAGATTTTCATTGTGGATCTTAA
- a CDS encoding DUF4870 domain-containing protein, producing the protein MIVTKNDKNYSAITHLSGFAGWVFPFGNIIAPLVLWAAKKNESSYIDAHGKSAVNFQLSLIVYGFLLAILIIPIAIFTLGLGLIAILLGILPAVILKFILIISASIRANNGEQYHYPFTIEFIK; encoded by the coding sequence ATGATAGTTACAAAAAATGATAAAAATTATAGTGCAATAACACATTTAAGCGGTTTTGCTGGTTGGGTTTTTCCATTTGGAAATATTATTGCTCCACTTGTTTTATGGGCTGCTAAAAAAAATGAAAGCTCATATATTGATGCACATGGTAAATCTGCCGTAAACTTTCAACTTAGCCTAATTGTGTATGGTTTTTTATTAGCAATATTAATAATACCAATTGCCATCTTTACTTTAGGTCTAGGACTAATAGCAATACTTTTAGGAATATTACCTGCTGTAATTTTAAAATTTATTTTAATAATTTCTGCCAGTATAAGAGCTAACAACGGTGAGCAATACCACTACCCTTTTACTATAGAATTTATAAAATAA